The Amycolatopsis viridis genome window below encodes:
- a CDS encoding macrolide family glycosyltransferase, protein MKHALFVNVADHGHVNPTLAVVAELVARGWRVTYAVGAEFVPQVRVVGAEPVVLPGVRDGGPPPEDLMAGVEVYHREAQAALPVLEAAIAGDVPDVIVYDFVAFAGKVLALKLGVPMVQLSPTHALFPGWEQVAFGVTSLSELPVYQRFQRFLDTHGLGCSVEQFQATADPKVVFVPRAFQMSPELLGPEHTFTGPALGDRSFQGRWRAPGGKPVLLVSLGSCFTDQPGFFRACLDMAAGLGWHTVMAIGRHVDPAALGPVPDDVEIAAMVPQLDVLAMASAFVTHAGMGSVLEALYHGVPMVAVPQMAEQRLNAARLTELGLGVTLDRADVTVQALHNAVLRVSSDAGIAENVRGMREIVRTCGGAAEAADVVARTGDRSAGSGTQFQQAVGQLG, encoded by the coding sequence GTGAAGCACGCCCTGTTCGTCAACGTCGCGGACCACGGGCACGTCAACCCGACCCTCGCGGTGGTGGCCGAGCTGGTCGCCCGCGGGTGGCGGGTGACCTACGCGGTGGGCGCGGAGTTCGTCCCGCAGGTACGCGTGGTGGGCGCGGAACCCGTGGTGCTGCCCGGAGTGCGCGACGGCGGGCCACCGCCGGAGGACCTGATGGCCGGCGTGGAGGTGTACCACCGGGAGGCGCAGGCCGCGCTCCCCGTGCTGGAGGCCGCGATCGCCGGTGACGTGCCCGACGTGATCGTCTACGACTTCGTCGCGTTCGCGGGAAAGGTGCTGGCACTCAAGCTGGGTGTGCCGATGGTGCAGCTGTCGCCGACGCACGCGCTGTTCCCGGGCTGGGAGCAGGTCGCGTTCGGGGTGACGAGCCTGTCGGAACTGCCGGTGTACCAGAGGTTCCAGCGATTTCTCGACACCCACGGGCTGGGGTGCTCGGTCGAACAGTTTCAGGCCACCGCCGATCCGAAGGTGGTGTTCGTGCCGCGGGCGTTCCAGATGTCACCGGAACTGCTCGGGCCGGAGCACACCTTCACCGGTCCGGCGCTGGGCGACCGGTCCTTCCAGGGCCGCTGGCGGGCTCCGGGGGGCAAGCCGGTGCTGTTGGTCTCGCTCGGCTCGTGTTTCACCGACCAGCCGGGGTTCTTCCGGGCGTGTCTGGACATGGCGGCCGGGCTGGGCTGGCACACGGTCATGGCGATCGGCCGGCACGTGGACCCGGCCGCGCTCGGGCCGGTGCCGGACGACGTGGAGATCGCGGCGATGGTGCCGCAGCTGGACGTGCTGGCCATGGCGTCGGCGTTCGTCACGCACGCGGGGATGGGCAGCGTGCTGGAGGCGCTGTACCACGGCGTCCCGATGGTCGCGGTGCCGCAGATGGCGGAGCAGCGGCTGAACGCGGCGCGGCTGACGGAGCTGGGCCTGGGGGTCACGCTGGACCGGGCGGACGTCACGGTGCAGGCGCTGCACAACGCGGTGCTGCGGGTGTCGTCGGACGCCGGGATCGCGGAGAACGTGCGTGGCATGCGGGAGATCGTGCGGACGTGCGGCGGGGCGGCGGAGGCCGCGGACGTGGTGGCGCGGACGGGTGACCGCTCAGCGGGTTCCGGTACGCAGTTCCAGCAGGCCGTCGGCCAGCTCGGGTAG
- a CDS encoding helix-turn-helix transcriptional regulator produces MTPLHGRGPEQARLDTLLAAASAGSSGTLVLRGDPGIGKTALLSYAAAQARDTHGMTVVQAAGFETEAELPYASLHMLLHPALNRIDALPAPQTAALKQAFGLAREGGGDQLMVGLAVLSLLSELAADGPLLCLVDDAHWLDHSSARALLFAARRLHAEGIALVLAARDGFDAAGLPELRLAGLDDDSARDVLAEHAPGLTPPLRRRVLDESAGNPLALVELPSTVADHSRAFEPLPLPRRIQDAYAARIAELPSQARTWLLVVAAEDDGDLTTVLAASARLGADAGAPDAAERAGLVRIAGGRVSFAHPLMRGAALRAVTFEERLAAHRALAAVLTDRPDRRAWHLAAAATGPDEQAALALEESAARSRERNGHEAAAPALERAAELTADPGRRARRLIAAARAAVDAGLGPRAGSLLDTAARLTDDPRTRARAQALRARTAFDDGDPGTAHELLLAAAGTIAGGNTAQDRAEAGLLLVDAARNAWQLSDAGRLRAAADRLRELGPHPEHGLGPAAAAVYGAAEFLERGPAAALSTMRALVDHGRKSSSSPDLRVNAAFVAGLVGDFEAGREISLAVAAECRSRGEIGWLPLVHLTLTASELYLGKFRDAEASAADGLRIAADTGQPNRAGYLEGMLAWICAVRGEYDRCAELAAHCHDHFDTTGIVNSLAWAEWALALADLGRGRFAEALERLEHAQEGPVRRQIQSVYYAPDRIEAASRLGGHDRSARAALEQITAWAEASGLGWADAVLHRCRALMEQDWPKAHEMFRTAVRLHADTGRPWEAARTHLLFGERLRRERHKTDAQLHLRTALSTFERLRATPWADRARAELRAAGASISPRPGRDPAPPLSPQELRITRLAATGMSNREIAGQLFLSPKTVSYHLYRAFPKLGVTSRAQLAGLSLAD; encoded by the coding sequence GTGACGCCGCTGCACGGCAGGGGGCCCGAACAGGCAAGGCTCGACACCCTCCTCGCCGCCGCGTCGGCTGGGTCCAGCGGCACGCTGGTGCTCCGGGGAGATCCGGGCATCGGCAAGACCGCGCTCTTGTCCTACGCCGCCGCGCAAGCCCGCGACACCCACGGCATGACGGTGGTCCAGGCCGCTGGGTTCGAGACCGAGGCGGAGTTGCCGTACGCCTCGCTGCACATGCTCCTGCATCCCGCGCTGAACCGGATCGACGCGCTGCCCGCCCCGCAGACAGCCGCCCTCAAGCAGGCGTTCGGCCTCGCGCGGGAGGGCGGCGGCGACCAGCTCATGGTCGGCCTCGCCGTGCTGTCCCTGCTGTCCGAGCTCGCCGCCGACGGTCCCCTGCTGTGCCTGGTCGACGACGCGCACTGGCTCGACCACAGCTCGGCTCGCGCGCTGTTGTTCGCGGCCCGGCGCCTGCACGCCGAGGGCATCGCCCTCGTCCTGGCCGCCAGGGACGGCTTCGACGCGGCGGGTCTGCCCGAGCTACGGCTCGCCGGGCTCGACGACGACAGTGCCCGGGATGTGCTGGCCGAGCACGCGCCGGGGCTCACCCCTCCGCTGCGGCGCCGGGTCCTCGACGAGAGCGCGGGCAACCCGCTCGCCCTCGTCGAACTGCCCAGCACCGTGGCGGACCATTCCCGGGCCTTCGAACCGCTGCCGCTGCCGCGCCGCATCCAGGACGCGTACGCCGCGCGGATCGCCGAGTTGCCGTCGCAAGCCCGTACCTGGCTGCTGGTCGTTGCGGCCGAGGACGACGGCGATCTCACGACGGTCCTCGCCGCCAGTGCGCGACTCGGCGCTGACGCCGGGGCACCGGATGCCGCGGAACGGGCCGGATTGGTACGGATCGCCGGCGGGCGCGTCTCCTTCGCGCACCCGCTCATGCGTGGCGCCGCACTGCGCGCCGTCACCTTCGAGGAGCGCCTAGCGGCGCACCGCGCGCTCGCGGCTGTGCTCACCGACCGGCCGGACCGCCGCGCCTGGCACCTGGCCGCCGCCGCGACAGGCCCCGACGAACAGGCGGCGCTGGCCCTCGAGGAGAGCGCCGCCCGGTCCAGGGAACGCAATGGACACGAGGCCGCCGCACCCGCGCTGGAGCGTGCGGCCGAGCTCACCGCCGACCCGGGCCGGCGTGCCCGCCGGCTGATCGCGGCCGCCAGGGCCGCCGTGGACGCCGGTCTGGGCCCGAGGGCGGGCTCACTGCTCGACACGGCCGCCCGGCTGACCGACGATCCCCGAACACGGGCACGGGCACAAGCCCTGCGCGCCCGCACCGCCTTCGACGACGGCGACCCCGGTACCGCGCACGAGCTGCTGCTGGCCGCCGCCGGCACCATCGCCGGAGGCAACACCGCCCAGGACCGTGCCGAGGCCGGTCTCCTGCTGGTCGACGCGGCGCGCAACGCGTGGCAGCTCAGCGACGCCGGCCGGCTGCGGGCCGCCGCGGACCGGCTGCGCGAACTGGGACCGCACCCCGAGCACGGGCTGGGGCCCGCCGCTGCCGCGGTGTACGGCGCGGCGGAGTTCCTCGAACGTGGCCCGGCGGCGGCGTTGTCGACCATGCGCGCCCTCGTGGACCACGGCCGCAAGTCCTCCAGCAGTCCGGACCTGCGGGTCAACGCCGCCTTCGTCGCCGGCCTGGTCGGCGACTTCGAGGCCGGACGGGAGATCTCCCTGGCCGTCGCCGCCGAGTGCCGCTCGCGCGGCGAGATCGGGTGGCTACCGCTGGTACACCTCACCCTCACCGCATCCGAGCTCTACCTCGGCAAGTTCCGGGACGCCGAAGCGTCGGCGGCCGACGGGCTGCGGATCGCCGCGGACACCGGCCAGCCCAACCGGGCCGGCTACCTCGAGGGGATGCTCGCCTGGATCTGCGCGGTGCGCGGCGAATACGACCGTTGCGCCGAACTCGCCGCCCACTGCCACGACCACTTCGACACCACCGGCATCGTGAACAGCCTGGCGTGGGCCGAGTGGGCCCTTGCCCTCGCCGATCTTGGCCGGGGCAGGTTCGCGGAGGCGCTCGAACGGCTCGAGCATGCCCAGGAGGGCCCGGTCCGCCGCCAGATCCAGAGCGTCTACTACGCCCCGGACCGCATCGAAGCCGCCTCCCGTCTCGGCGGTCACGACCGCTCGGCGCGCGCGGCGCTGGAGCAGATCACCGCCTGGGCCGAGGCATCCGGGCTCGGCTGGGCCGATGCGGTGCTGCACCGCTGCCGGGCGCTCATGGAACAGGACTGGCCCAAGGCGCACGAAATGTTCCGCACGGCCGTTCGCCTGCACGCCGACACCGGCCGGCCGTGGGAGGCCGCCCGCACCCACCTCCTCTTCGGCGAGCGGCTGCGCCGCGAGCGCCACAAGACCGATGCCCAGCTCCACCTCCGCACCGCCTTGTCAACCTTCGAACGGCTTCGCGCGACGCCGTGGGCCGACCGCGCCCGTGCCGAACTGCGCGCCGCCGGCGCCAGCATTTCCCCGCGGCCCGGCCGTGACCCGGCGCCACCGCTTTCGCCGCAGGAACTGCGGATCACCCGCCTGGCGGCGACCGGCATGAGCAACCGGGAAATAGCCGGGCAACTGTTCCTGAGTCCGAAAACGGTGAGCTACCACCTCTACCGGGCGTTCCCCAAGCTCGGCGTCACGAGCCGCGCCCAGCTCGCCGGCCTCAGCCTCGCGGACTGA
- a CDS encoding glycoside hydrolase family 15 protein produces MATSRRDFLRAAALVGASAVAAPAVPASADPGGAAPGGPGADTTFTPADKLGFGTARSASPVWFTLEGGRLAEVYHPDLSTPASRETQIVVTDGQSFVERVSDVEHRTELPDEEVPAYRQTARGTGWTLTTRYVTDPDRDTVLVDVEFRSRRPLRVYVLYDPALGGDGTTDHAFPQAGALVAANGSSAGALMAGGGFSESTVGYAGVNDGWTELVAGGGRLAHHYATAGPGNVVQLGRLRLDGLTRTRELIALGFGADADHAVRAARASLARGFGPTASAYASGWRHYLAGLPGPPADADRRVYLTSVVVLAASEDKRNPGAFIASPSMPWAFGFDRAVAPRYGSYHLVWPRDLYQIATGLLAAGDRAAAERALDYLLRVQQSDGHWPQNTTVDGTPFWTSVQLDETAAPMLLAWLLDRDDPATVDSLARGGDFLLSDTGDGHASPYTEQERWEEQSGYSPSTIASVIAGLVCLADLMHRAGRDPSRFLAAADRWRAAVDGWTVTGNGPYSPRPYFLRLTKDGNPNAGTAYHLGNNNPGTTDQRAVVDAGFLELVRLGVRQAQDPVVLNSLAVVDARISTLTPSGRHWHRYSGDGYGEQADGRPWNVNRPDVVRTYGRLWPIFAGERGEYELLAGNRDAARGRLRDIAACAGETGLLPEQVWDTNPPYPAVRPGTPTASATPLAWTHAQYLRLAWSVARGRPVEYPDVVATRYLTG; encoded by the coding sequence GTGGCTACCTCGAGGCGGGATTTCCTCCGTGCTGCCGCGCTGGTCGGCGCCTCCGCCGTGGCGGCACCGGCGGTACCCGCGAGCGCGGATCCCGGCGGTGCGGCACCGGGCGGCCCGGGCGCCGACACCACGTTCACCCCCGCCGACAAGCTGGGTTTCGGCACCGCGCGGTCGGCGAGCCCGGTCTGGTTCACGCTCGAGGGTGGCCGGCTCGCCGAGGTGTACCACCCGGACCTGAGCACGCCGGCGAGCCGGGAGACGCAGATCGTCGTCACCGACGGCCAGTCCTTTGTGGAGCGCGTGTCGGACGTCGAGCACCGCACGGAACTCCCGGACGAGGAGGTGCCCGCGTACCGGCAGACCGCGCGCGGCACCGGGTGGACGCTGACCACCCGGTACGTGACGGATCCGGACCGGGACACGGTGCTCGTTGATGTCGAGTTCCGGTCACGCCGGCCGCTGCGGGTGTACGTGCTGTACGATCCGGCGCTCGGCGGTGACGGCACCACCGACCACGCCTTTCCGCAGGCCGGTGCGCTCGTGGCGGCGAACGGCAGCAGCGCCGGCGCCCTGATGGCGGGCGGCGGGTTCAGCGAGTCGACCGTCGGCTACGCCGGGGTCAACGACGGGTGGACCGAGCTGGTCGCCGGCGGCGGCCGGCTGGCGCACCACTACGCGACGGCCGGGCCCGGCAACGTCGTTCAGCTCGGCCGGTTGCGGCTCGACGGCCTGACCCGCACCCGGGAGCTGATCGCCCTCGGCTTCGGCGCGGACGCCGACCACGCGGTGCGCGCCGCGCGGGCCTCGCTGGCCCGCGGATTCGGCCCCACCGCGTCGGCGTACGCCTCGGGGTGGCGGCACTACCTGGCCGGGTTGCCCGGGCCGCCCGCCGACGCGGACCGGCGCGTCTACCTGACCTCGGTGGTGGTGCTGGCCGCGAGTGAGGACAAGCGCAACCCGGGTGCGTTCATCGCGTCACCGTCGATGCCGTGGGCGTTCGGATTCGACCGGGCGGTGGCGCCCCGGTACGGGTCCTACCACCTGGTGTGGCCGCGGGACCTGTACCAGATCGCCACCGGGCTGCTCGCCGCCGGCGACCGGGCGGCCGCGGAACGCGCGCTGGACTACCTGCTGCGGGTGCAGCAGTCGGACGGGCACTGGCCGCAGAACACCACTGTGGACGGCACGCCGTTCTGGACCTCGGTCCAGCTCGACGAGACCGCCGCGCCGATGCTGCTGGCGTGGCTGCTCGACCGAGATGATCCGGCCACAGTGGACAGTCTCGCGCGCGGTGGCGATTTCCTGTTGTCCGACACGGGGGACGGGCACGCCTCGCCGTACACCGAGCAGGAGCGGTGGGAGGAGCAGAGCGGCTATTCCCCGTCCACGATCGCGTCGGTTATCGCCGGGCTGGTGTGCCTGGCCGACCTGATGCACCGGGCCGGGCGTGACCCGTCGCGGTTCCTCGCCGCGGCAGACCGGTGGCGGGCCGCGGTGGACGGCTGGACGGTGACCGGCAACGGGCCGTACTCGCCTCGCCCGTACTTCCTGCGGCTGACGAAGGACGGCAACCCCAACGCCGGGACGGCGTACCACCTGGGCAACAACAACCCCGGCACGACCGACCAGCGGGCCGTGGTGGACGCCGGTTTCCTCGAGCTGGTGCGGCTGGGTGTGCGGCAGGCGCAGGACCCGGTGGTGCTGAACTCGCTGGCGGTGGTGGACGCGCGGATCTCCACGCTGACGCCGTCGGGCCGGCACTGGCACCGCTACTCCGGCGACGGATACGGCGAACAGGCCGACGGCCGGCCGTGGAACGTGAACCGGCCGGACGTGGTGCGGACCTACGGCCGGTTGTGGCCGATCTTCGCCGGTGAGCGCGGCGAGTACGAACTGCTGGCCGGCAACCGCGACGCGGCCCGCGGAAGGCTGCGGGACATCGCCGCCTGCGCCGGCGAGACCGGGTTGCTGCCGGAACAGGTGTGGGACACGAACCCGCCCTACCCGGCCGTGCGACCGGGCACGCCGACCGCCTCGGCCACCCCGCTGGCCTGGACGCACGCCCAATACCTGCGGCTGGCGTGGTCGGTGGCGCGGGGGAGACCCGTGGAGTACCCCGACGTGGTGGCGACGCGCTATCTGACGGGCTGA
- a CDS encoding SAM-dependent methyltransferase has protein sequence MDRDLISRLAHADHPVAAPLGDESVTRLLARGLPRLDARILDLGCGGGEWLLRALELRPQARGEGVDLSAVALEHARREAERRGLADRLTVHHLDAAEFTGPPADLVLCVGSTHAFGGLLPALAAARKLLAPGGRVIVGDGYWEQEPSAEAVELLGDLADLPTTVDMVTADGWVPVYGHLSTRHELDDYEWNWSGSLAERAPDQLATATEHRDEWLRGYRHCFGFLTLVLTPVARR, from the coding sequence GTGGACCGTGACCTGATCTCGCGCCTCGCGCATGCCGATCACCCCGTCGCCGCACCGCTCGGTGACGAATCCGTGACCAGGCTGCTGGCCAGGGGCCTGCCGCGTCTGGACGCGCGCATCCTCGACCTCGGTTGTGGCGGCGGGGAGTGGCTGCTGCGTGCGCTCGAACTGCGCCCGCAGGCCCGGGGTGAGGGTGTCGACCTCTCCGCCGTCGCTCTCGAGCACGCTCGCCGGGAAGCCGAGCGGCGTGGCCTCGCCGACCGGCTGACCGTCCACCACTTGGACGCCGCCGAGTTCACCGGCCCGCCCGCGGATCTCGTCCTCTGCGTCGGCTCCACCCACGCGTTCGGCGGTCTGCTGCCGGCCCTCGCGGCGGCCCGGAAGCTGCTCGCGCCCGGTGGGCGGGTCATCGTGGGCGACGGGTACTGGGAACAGGAACCGAGCGCGGAGGCCGTCGAGCTGCTCGGCGACCTCGCGGACCTGCCCACCACCGTCGACATGGTGACCGCCGACGGCTGGGTGCCGGTCTACGGGCACCTCAGCACCCGGCACGAGCTGGACGACTACGAGTGGAACTGGAGCGGCTCCCTCGCCGAGCGGGCGCCCGACCAGCTCGCCACGGCGACCGAGCACCGGGACGAGTGGTTGCGTGGCTACCGGCACTGCTTCGGGTTCCTCACCCTCGTGCTCACACCCGTAGCGCGACGCTGA
- a CDS encoding ADP-ribosylglycohydrolase family protein, with product MRERALAALAGLAIGDALGMPTEGKSPAEIEPVTGFAAARGLPAGAVTDDTQQSVIVARLLIDGGGRIDPHRFAGALLAWERDLRGRGVHGLLGPSTRAALNAVAAGEPLERAGRYGATNGAAMRITPVGIATPPDLELLVERVVEASWVTHHTGVALAGAAAVAAAVSAGIDGAALPDAIDVAIAAAELAAQRGNWVAAADVAARIRWARDLDPARIATVIGTSVATQESVPAAFAVLAHADDPWHACCTAASLGGDTDTIAAMAGAIAGACTGAGAFPEDAVRTVTEVNDLPLPELADGLLELRTGTR from the coding sequence GTGCGGGAACGGGCGTTGGCGGCGTTGGCGGGGCTGGCGATCGGGGATGCGCTGGGCATGCCGACCGAGGGCAAATCGCCCGCGGAGATCGAACCGGTGACCGGCTTCGCGGCTGCCCGGGGCCTTCCGGCGGGTGCGGTCACCGACGACACCCAGCAGAGCGTCATCGTGGCTCGCCTGTTGATCGACGGCGGTGGCCGCATCGATCCGCACCGGTTCGCCGGGGCGCTGCTGGCCTGGGAACGGGATCTGCGCGGCCGCGGTGTCCACGGCTTGCTCGGGCCCTCCACCCGTGCCGCGCTGAACGCCGTCGCGGCGGGTGAACCCCTGGAGCGCGCCGGCCGGTACGGTGCCACCAACGGCGCGGCCATGCGCATCACGCCCGTCGGGATCGCCACGCCGCCCGACCTGGAGCTCCTCGTCGAGCGGGTGGTCGAGGCCAGCTGGGTCACCCACCACACCGGCGTCGCCCTGGCGGGGGCCGCCGCGGTCGCCGCCGCCGTGAGCGCGGGGATCGACGGGGCGGCCCTGCCGGACGCGATCGACGTCGCCATCGCCGCCGCCGAACTCGCCGCGCAGCGCGGGAACTGGGTCGCCGCCGCGGACGTCGCCGCCCGCATCCGCTGGGCACGCGACCTCGATCCCGCGCGCATCGCCACGGTGATCGGCACCAGCGTCGCCACCCAGGAATCGGTGCCCGCCGCCTTCGCGGTGCTCGCGCACGCCGACGACCCTTGGCACGCCTGCTGCACCGCGGCGAGCCTGGGCGGCGACACCGACACGATCGCCGCGATGGCCGGTGCCATCGCAGGAGCCTGCACCGGAGCCGGCGCCTTCCCCGAGGACGCCGTCCGCACGGTCACCGAGGTCAACGATCTCCCGCTACCCGAGCTGGCCGACGGCCTGCTGGAACTGCGTACCGGAACCCGCTGA
- a CDS encoding ABC transporter ATP-binding protein translates to MMTDTGTSVKLEAVTRSYRGDGGEVTALDDVSVTFGHGTFTAVMGPSGSGKSTLLQCAAGLDRPNSGRVFLGGTDLTALSERKLTQLRRDKVGFVFQQFNLMPSLTAEQNVALPLRLAGRRPDPDLLRQGLASVGLEDRRGHRPAQLSGGQQQRVAIARALVTRPAVLFADEPTGALDTATGRDVLHLLRTLVDRHAQTLVMVTHDPVAAAYADRVVFLADGQIRDELVDPDPRSVMSRMVLLEASC, encoded by the coding sequence ATGATGACCGATACCGGCACCTCGGTGAAGCTGGAGGCGGTGACCCGTAGCTACCGGGGTGACGGCGGCGAGGTGACCGCATTGGACGACGTGTCGGTCACCTTCGGGCATGGGACGTTCACCGCGGTGATGGGTCCGTCGGGCTCGGGAAAGTCGACGCTGCTGCAGTGTGCCGCCGGCCTCGACCGTCCGAACTCCGGCCGGGTGTTCCTCGGCGGGACGGACCTCACCGCGCTGAGCGAGCGGAAGCTGACCCAGCTGCGCCGCGACAAGGTCGGCTTCGTCTTCCAGCAGTTCAACCTGATGCCCTCGCTTACCGCGGAGCAGAACGTCGCGCTGCCGCTGCGGCTGGCAGGTCGGCGGCCCGATCCCGATCTCCTGCGCCAGGGGCTGGCGTCCGTCGGGCTCGAGGACCGGCGCGGGCACCGTCCGGCGCAACTGTCCGGTGGCCAGCAGCAGCGGGTGGCGATCGCCAGGGCACTGGTCACCCGGCCCGCGGTGTTGTTCGCGGACGAACCGACCGGCGCGCTCGACACGGCGACCGGGCGCGACGTACTGCACTTGCTGCGCACGCTCGTCGACCGGCACGCCCAGACCCTGGTGATGGTCACCCACGACCCGGTGGCAGCTGCGTACGCGGACCGGGTCGTCTTCCTCGCCGACGGCCAGATCCGCGACGAACTGGTCGATCCCGATCCGCGCTCGGTGATGTCGCGGATGGTGCTGCTGGAGGCGTCGTGCTGA
- a CDS encoding alpha/beta fold hydrolase, with the protein MTTRQEIVPLTFGGFTYEGRKVHGSGGGLEPVVLVGGAFQRKDAWGRVERDLLGHADVITADLPGWGTADRLPPEYGVDFLADALDHLLDHVAPGPVHLVGASYGTGVAHRWAQLRPDRVRRVLLVGTMTHVTGPLRERIARSVELAEQGRHDEFTTEVLDLMLSREAGVQRQAAVRRCLTGLVGAMTGADVAKYLDNTRRLLDHAGDDGAVLPVPVLVTTGEHDPLTTPRLSRAAAARCADARFTAIRGADHLVHLERPAEIVDLALRFFRGETLSGLPYCTPVEHVAGGVAR; encoded by the coding sequence ATGACCACCCGGCAGGAGATCGTCCCGCTCACGTTCGGCGGATTCACCTACGAGGGCAGGAAGGTGCACGGATCGGGCGGCGGGCTCGAGCCGGTCGTCCTGGTCGGCGGCGCGTTCCAGCGCAAGGACGCCTGGGGGCGCGTGGAACGCGATCTGCTCGGCCACGCCGACGTGATCACCGCCGACCTGCCCGGCTGGGGCACCGCGGACCGGCTGCCGCCGGAGTACGGGGTGGACTTCCTGGCCGACGCGCTCGACCACCTCCTCGACCACGTCGCGCCCGGCCCGGTGCACCTCGTCGGCGCCTCCTACGGCACCGGTGTCGCGCACCGGTGGGCGCAGCTGCGGCCCGACCGGGTGCGCCGCGTGCTGCTGGTCGGCACGATGACGCACGTGACCGGTCCCTTGCGGGAGCGCATCGCGCGCAGCGTGGAACTGGCCGAGCAGGGGCGGCACGACGAGTTCACGACCGAGGTGCTGGATCTGATGCTCAGCCGCGAGGCGGGCGTGCAGCGCCAGGCCGCGGTGCGCCGGTGCCTCACCGGGCTGGTGGGCGCGATGACCGGCGCCGACGTCGCGAAGTACCTGGACAACACCCGGCGGCTGCTGGACCACGCCGGTGACGACGGTGCGGTGCTCCCCGTCCCGGTTCTGGTCACCACGGGTGAGCACGATCCGCTGACCACGCCGCGGCTGAGCCGCGCCGCTGCCGCCCGCTGCGCGGACGCGCGCTTCACCGCGATCCGCGGCGCCGACCACTTGGTGCACCTGGAACGACCCGCCGAGATCGTGGACCTCGCGCTCCGGTTCTTCCGCGGCGAGACGCTGTCCGGCTTGCCCTACTGCACGCCGGTCGAGCACGTGGCTGGCGGGGTGGCGCGGTGA